A portion of the Oncorhynchus nerka isolate Pitt River linkage group LG27, Oner_Uvic_2.0, whole genome shotgun sequence genome contains these proteins:
- the LOC115110975 gene encoding protein Largen, translating into MSGTSNVESAEGVVSKVKVKKQIKTIVKDLETILGDLRDVAKELKEVVHEIDSLTCDLQLEEEMTDSSKTDTLNSSSSSTTTTTTASSIDKIKIAIFRPPSVSHAILTVMKKPHPPLPPPRLTPIKAEEHNKNPLSGSLLAKANGTLMRNGVFPGKPNRDLSCCISNSTKEERGRMPMPLLRHEKTKCPQATRERVRFSEKVQYHGYCPDCDLQYDVDNTDMPLQTEFTDDMSPVHQCSSSSPPSQLTLENGGLSVSHSFPPTKLPCVPHSNPSLKPQKTILRKSTTTTV; encoded by the exons ATGTCAGGGACATCAAATGTAGAATCTGCTGAAGGAGTAGTCTCCAAAGTTAAAGTCAAAAAGCAGATCAAGACTATCGTGAAGGATTTGGAGACCATACTGGGAGACTTGAGGGATGTAGCTAAGGAACTCAAAGAG GTTGTGCATGAGATCGACTCCCTCACGTGTGACCTACAGCTGGAGgaggagatgacagacagttccAAGACAGACACCCTGAACAGCAGCTCtagcagcaccaccaccaccaccacagcctcCAGCATCGACAAGATCAAGATCGCCATCTTTAGGCCCCCATCTGTCAGCCACGCCATCCTGACCGTGATGAAGAAGCCCCACCCTCCGTTGCCCCCTCCCAGGCTGACACCTATCAAAGCAGAGGAGCACAACAAGAACCCACTATCAGGGAGCCTACTAGCCAAGGCTAACGGGACTCTTATGcgtaatggtgttttcccagggaAGCCAAACAGAGACTTATCGTGTTGCATCTCTAATAGtacaaaggaagagagaggacgtATGCCTATGCCTTTGCTACGGCATGAAAAGACCAAATGCCCCCAGGCAACCCGGGAGAGGGTCCGATTCAGTGAAAAGGTCCAGTATCACGGGTACTGCCCTGACTGTGACCTGCAATATGACGTTGACAACACAGATATGCCCTTACAGACAGAATTTACTGATGACATGAGCCCTGTCCATCAgtgttcctcctcctcaccaccatcCCAGCTCACGTTAGAAAATGGCGGTCTAAGTGTCAGCCATAGTTTCCCTCCTACAAAACTGCCTTGTGTGCCtcattctaacccttccctgaaACCACAGAAAACCATCCTTCGAAAATCAACCACCACAACGGTTTGA